A single genomic interval of Anopheles marshallii chromosome 2, idAnoMarsDA_429_01, whole genome shotgun sequence harbors:
- the LOC128710135 gene encoding ubiquitin carboxyl-terminal hydrolase 32, producing the protein MGAKDSKPSCISYEEAVKRVTDSELRRIKDAFKRSAGTSGSVLSKCAFMQDVLGDGVPSVVADWLYTACGGTAKGIAFKELLCGLVLLTKGTQDEKIKFLWTLYCNDSGTHILKQEFQKAIQIETTYQSNATNSTSNTTNCSNNNNNNQSVVNRNNQQQQQLHWNRFQVSLFGQSDRVTFEQFKSWIQMHRGATALSKWLLQDACVNLSSELETPTFYQSLAGVTHLEEQDIGDLEKVFWLLKGAAVTGQLDLESLGPLVSPPVPKAALGGVFLAFDENHDGHIDFKELCCGVSAACRGPSVERSKFCFKVFDIDRDGVLSFVEIRQMIDILLSVAREANVSVYRNLNHDKVLAELYRRATKGNRCKENASEAERMSSLDSACAANIPEFKFTQEDFLIWSIESSSNLVQPFLDLLFEVCHIVLGLRPQCRHLEGDIVRGWLSREVRRGYKVGQFWYLISSDWWQHWSQYTQLSSPSSSCVHCKTTGTSYANNRTNASAGGVHSLMPNGGGGTSAGTVDEAMICDESFTSNSTESMGDLLGAGDSSSLGSGSSGISYGRHAGSAPGPIDNSCLIAPNIYKQIPTLTGEGGRLKRDLTLVQHRDFELVPDSLWKALAQWYGGPLPLPRQVIQPHSIGDVELELYPLNLRILRHQNQPAQQQHGQMAGSSAWASMSGGYGALTTGSYPTTVSSVPAVLHPPKKYLAYTAAFSRLATIKQVAEFLCQRLKLKPEDIRLWHLVPTPTGISEFPYLLEEDQLTLHELSIGDTDQILLEIRNKDLTWPEELGSLALSQGSGGTSLDRRGTIASIQSQHPPGATGLHNLGNTCFMNAALQVLFNTQPLTQYFIQKKHLYELNTTNKMGTKGQLVLRYAELLRDVWTASTRSIAPLKLRFCVTKHAPQFSGGGQHDSQELLDWLLDSLHEDLNRVMEKPYTELKDSDGRSDVIVATEAWSQHHARNQSIIVDLFYGQLKSKVTCQGCGRDSVRFDPFSLLSLPLPVENYTYCEVLVMLLDGSVPVKYGLRMNSEMKYWDLKKHLSELCGLEPDQMLICELSNSQIRLILPNEIRIKPSTACELYAYELPKVDSVLRSRAGSELAINIEKGLKDIQRNQALLIPSLDPHQLTTSSINTTISSTSSSASSSSTATTDDTTAITGRKPGSATGGGSKPLTNGVLCNGGSAGGGGVDGGGSNGATVANRRTSATSKVSRCFGNTLCMPPNMLCFKHIPEISTSPDSTFVYGAGQYNELTGYGSNGYGNSVIGNQKLHTHATQQPSKDPNRSKTISTTNLLNNADNGWSSGNGVGCDLSNTHHLHHPYECTDCDNIYMGEDMPPYGDPQQGDAISLSAISKRPHGFAGGTAGLRKTNYLIAVHRKLSRQDTYFLSHHKSKPGLFGVPLLIPCYDGVTNKELYCSVWLQVARLLSPLPPTPPDQSNHATDCDDSLGYDFPFTLRAVGSGGRMCALCPWSRFCRGCEIPCNDEPLLQGLICSAPGSTSNSSTPNLSSREQTPTLRRKGYAASSSGSSSLDGATNQPQQPSSMGTLPTTSTSSPVASLQSSINARSIQIAIDWDPTALHLRYQSTRERLWTVHESVAICRKQQTEPVDLDHCLRAFTSEEKLEQWYHCSHCKQKKPATKKLQIWKLPPILIVHLKRFNYVSGKWVKSQKVVNFPYEGFDPTPYLASVPQETILRHRDLLEGLSAGPRGDGRNRDCHEEFVEFDREMSMIDEASDEISLSSLRINGARDSEGGGDSDDCGNSDRRQDELDGKPRSSIITPAVVGFNHVSSPRQLPDGDVLGGGCSSSVGNESTTASSSVRIRSACSVRSSDSTRRQRLVSTSLTKTPIIDGELTDFHKHHLKPECDPFELNYQLYAAVCHSGMLNGGHYISYAANPNGSWYCYNDSSCREIPTRPKIDPSTAYLLFYERRDLEYGPYLPKVDGRQLPSEGLLDLDDSDNDLKKMCSLM; encoded by the exons ATGGGAGCGAAGGATTCGAAGCCGTCCTGCATCAGCTACGAGGAGGCCGTCAAACGAG tgACGGACTCAGAGCTGCGACGAATCAAGGATGCGTTTAAACGATCGGCTGGCACCAGCGGATCAGTGCTGAGCAAATGTGCCTTCATGCAGGATGTACTCGGCGATGGGGTACCTTCGGTGGTGGCCGATTGGCTGTACACGGCGTGCGGCGGTACCGCCAAGGGGATCGCCTTCAAAGAGCTACTATGTGGCCTCGTTCTACTGACGAAAGGAACACAGGATGAGAAAATCAA atTTCTTTGGACGCTGTACTGCAACGACTCTGGCACGCATATACTCAAACAGGAGTTCCAAAAAGCCATACAAATCGAAACTACCTACCAAAGCAATGCCACCAATAGCACCAGCAACACCACCAATtgtagcaataataataataacaatcaatCGGTAGTGAATAGGAacaatcagcagcaacaacaattgcACTGGAACCGGTTTCAGGTGTCACTATTCGGCCAGAGCGATCGCGTCACGTTCGAGCAGTTCAAATCATGGATACAGATGCACCGTGGTGCGACGGCGTTGTCTAAGTGGTTGCTACAAGATGCATGTGTAAACCTCAGTTCCGAGCTAGAAACGCCTACCTTTTACCAGAGTTTGGCCGGAGTCACCCATCTGGAAGAGCAGGACATTGGTGACCTTGAAAAGGTGTTCTGGTTACTGAAGGGTGCCGCCGTCACGGGACAGCTAGATTTGGAATCACTCGGGCCGCTGGTCAGTCCACCCGTTCCAAAAGCGGCCCTTGGTGGTGTATTCCTCGCCTTCGACGAGAACCACGACGGACACATTGATTTCAAAGAGCTGTGCTGTGGTGTGAGCGCCGCCTGTCGAGGCCCCAGCGTAGAACGGAGCAAGTTTTGCTTCAAAGTGTTCGATATTGATCGTGATGGAGTGTTGAGTTTTGTGGAGATAAGGCAGATGATCGACATATTGCTGTCGGTGGCTCGCGAAGCAAATGTAAGTGTATATCGGAATCTGAACCACGACAAGGTGCTTGCCGAGCTGTATCGACGAGCAACGAAGGGAAATAGATGTAAAGAAAATGCCAGCGAGGCCGAAAGGATGTCGTCGCTGGACAGTGCCTGTGCAGCGAATATCCCCGAGTTTAAGTTCACTCAAGAAGATTTCCTGATTTGGAGCATCGAAAGCAGTTCGAATCTGGTCCAACCATTTCTAGACCTCCTGTTCGAAGTTTGTCACATAGTGTTGGGGTTGCGTCCCCAGTGCCGTCATCTCGAAGGTGACATAGTGCGTGGTTGGTTGTCGCGAGAGGTCCGTCGTGGTTATAAAGTTGGACAGTTTTGGTATCTGATATCGTCAGACTGGTGGCAGCATTGGTCACAGTACACGCAACTGTCATCGCCCAGTTCCTCCTGTGTGCATTGTAAGACGACAGGAACAAGCTATGCGAACAATCGCACCAATGCCAGTGCTGGAGGGGTGCACTCTCTGATGCCCAACGGCGGAGGTGGTACAAGCGCCGGAACGGTAGATGAAGCAATGATCTGTGATGAAAGCTTTACGTCCAACTCGACCGAGAGTATGGGCGATTTACTGGGAGCGGGGGATTCTTCTAGTCTGGGTTCGGGGAGCAGTGGAATTTCGTACGGTCGGCATGCGGGCAGTGCGCCTGGTCCGATCGATAACAGTTGCCTAATAGCGCCgaacatttacaaacaaataccGACACTGACCGGTGAAGGTGGTCGCTTGAAGCGAGATCTGACCTTGGTGCAGCATCGCGACTTTGAATTAGTTCCGGATTCGCTGTGGAAAGCATTAGCCCAATGGTACGGTGGTCCGCTGCCCTTGCCAAGACAGGTCATTCAACCTCACAGTATTGGGGATGTTGAATTGGAACTTTATCCGTTGAACTTAAGGATACTACGCCATCAAAACCAACcagcacagcaacagcatgGTCAGATGGCTGGAAGTAGTGCTTGGGCCAGCATGTCTGGAGGATATGGTGCATTAACTACGGGCAGCTATCCAACCACGGTTTCTTCGGTACCAGCCGTTTTACATCCGCCGAAGAAATATCTCGCTTACACGGCTGCCTTCAGTCGTTTGGCAACTATAAAGCAGGTAGCCGAGTTCCTATGCCAAAGATTGAAGCTAAAACCGGAGGATATTCGGCTCTGGCATCTCGTACCGACACCTACTGGTATCAGCGAATTCCCTTACCTGCTGGAGGAAGATCAGTTGACGCTGCATGAGCTATCGATTGGTGATACTGATCAGATTCTACTGGAGATCCGTAACAAAGATCTTACCTGGCCGGAGGAGCTCGGTTCGTTGGCACTTTCGCAGGGCTCCGGAGGCACTAGTTTGGATCGGCGAGGTACAATTGCTTCGATCCAATCGCAACATCCTCCAGGTGCGACAGGGCTGCACAATCTAGGCAATACATGCTTCATGAATGCAGCTCTCCAGGTCCTGTTCAACACCCAACCACTTACGCAGTACTTCATTCAGAAGAAGCATCTGTACGAGCTGAATACAACGAACAAGATGGGTACGAAAGGACAACTAGTGCTTCGTTACGCAGAACTGTTGCGCGATGTATGGACGGCCTCGACACGTTCTATTGCTCCACTGAAGTTACGCTTTTGTGTGACAAAGCATGCGCCTCAGTTTTCAGGCGGAGGGCAGCACGATTCTCAGGAACTGCTCGATTGGTTGCTGGATTCGCTTCACGAGGATTTGAATCGCGTGATGGAGAAGCCGTACACGGAGTTGAAAGATTCGGATGGACGTTCGGATGTGATCGTGGCGACGGAAGCATGGAGTCAGCACCATGCTCGCAATCAAAGTATAATTGTTGACTTGTTTTACGGACAGTTGAAGTCGAAGGTAACATGTCAGGGTTGTGGCCGAGATTCGGTCCGATTCGACCCGTTCAGCTTGCTAAGTTTACCGCTTCCTGTGGAGAATTACACATACTGTGAAGTGCTCG TGATGCTACTGGACGGCTCTGTACCGGTGAAATATGGTTTGCGGATGAATTCCGAAATGAAATACTGGGATCTCAAGAAACATCTGAGTGAATTGTGTGGTCTAGAGCCGGATCAAATGCTGATCTGTGAACTATCGAACTCGCAAATACGACTCATCCTGCCTAACGAGATTCGAATTAAGCCGAGTACTGCATGTGAGCTGTATGCGTACGAGCTGCCAAAGGTCGACAGTGTGCTCCGATCTCGCGCTGGCTCTGAGTTGGCCATTAACATCGAAAAAGGACTCAAGGATATTCAGCGGAATCAAG CTCTTCTAATACCATCATTAGACCCGCACCAGCTTACGACAAGCTCGATCAACACCACAATCTCGTCCACATCGTCGTCAGCGTCCTCCTCCTCGACGGCCACGACTGACGATACGACCGCCATTACCGGACGTAAGCCGGGATCCGCTACAGGTGGTGGATCTAAGCCGTTAACGAACGGAGTTCTCTGTAATGGCGGATCAGCCGGAGGAGGAGGTGTCGATGGTGGAGGCAGCAACGGAGCGACGGTGGCTAACCGCAGGACTTCGGCCACGTCGAAGGTAAGCCGGTGCTTTGGCAACACACTCTGCATGCCCCCGAATATGTTGTGCTTCAAG CACATCCCGGAAATCAGCACTAGCCCAGACAGTACGTTTGTATATGGTGCAGGACAGTACAACGAGCTGACCGGGTACGGTAGCAATGGGTACGGGAACAGTGTAATCGGCAATCAGAAGCTTCACACGCATGCCACACAGCAGCCATCGAAAGATCCCAACCGATCGAAAACGATATCGACGACCAATTTGTTGAACAACGCCGATAACGGTTGGAGCAGTGGTAACGGCGTTGGGTGCGACTTGTCGAATACGCACCATCTGCATCACCCGTACGAATGTACCGATTGCGATAATATCTACATGGGAGAGGACATGCCACCGTACGGCGATCCACAGCAGGGTGATGCGATAAGCCTAAGTGCAATTAGTAAGCGACCGCATGGTTTTGCTGGCGGAACAGCGGGTCTGCGTAAGACGAACTATCTGATAGCGGTCCATCGAAAGCTAAGCAGACAGGATACGTATTTCCTGTCGCATCACAAATCGAAACCGGGGCTGTTCGGTGTACCACTGCTGATTCCTTGCTACGACGGAGTCACCAACAAAGAGCTGTACTGTTCCGTTTGGTTGCAGGTGGCCCGTTTACTCAGTCCACTGCCACCAACGCCGccagaccaatcgaaccatgcCACCGACTG TGATGATAGTCTAGGGTACGATTTTCCGTTCACGTTGCGAGCAGTAGGAAGCGGCGGTCGTATGTGTGCCCTCTGCCCGTGGTCACGTTTTTGCCGTGGTTGTGAGATTCCGTGCAATGATGAACCGCTGCTACAGGGACTGATTTGTTCGGCACCCGGCTCAACTA GTAATAGCTCCACACCAAATCTATCTTCACGCGAACAAACACCGACCTTGCGGCGGAAGGGATATGCGGCTAGTTCGTCCGGGAGCTCGTCGTTAGATGGAGCTACCAACCAGCCACAGCAACCATCCTCGATGGGTACGTTGCCGACGACGTCAACGTCGTCGCCGGTTGCATCATTGCAGAGTTCCATCAATGCACGATCCATCCAGATTGCCATAGATTGGGATCCAACAGCACTTCACTTACGTTACCAAAGCACACGCGAACGG CTATGGACCGTACACGAATCGGTGGCGATATGccgcaaacaacaaacagaaccCGTGGATCTGGATCACTGTCTGCGGGCCTTTACCTCAGAAGAAAAGCTAGAACAATGGTACCACTGTTCGCATTGTAAACAGAAAAAGCCAGCCACTAAAAAGCTGCAGATCTGGAAATTACCTCCCATTTTG ATTGTGCATTTGAAGCGCTTCAACTACGTCAGTGGCAAATGGGTAAAGTCGCAGAAGGTAGTCAACTTCCCGTACGAAGGCTTCGATCCAACACCCTATCTTGCCTCCGTGCCGCAGGAGACAATCCTACGCCACCGCGATCTGCTCGAAGGTTTATCCGCTGGTCCGCGTGGCGATGGACGCAATCGAGACTGTCACGAAGAGTTTGTAGAGTTCGATCGGGAAATGTCCATGATCGATGAAGCGAGCGATGAGATTTCACTATCATCTCTGCGAATAAACGGTGCGCGGGATAGCGAAGGCGGTGGTGATAGTGACGATTGCGGTAACAGCGATCGCCGACAGGACGAATTAGATGGCAAACCGCGGAGCAGTATTATAACACCGGCCGTTGTCGGTTTCAATCATGTGTCGAGTCCTCGTCAGTTGCCGGATGGAGATGTGCTGGGCGGCGGTTGTAGTTCCTCAGTCGGTAATGAAAGCACTACCGCATCCTCGTCTGTGCGAATAAGGTCGGCATGTTCGGTGCGCAGCAGTGATTCTACTCGTCGACAGCGACTAGTGTCCACTAGTCTTACCAAGACTCCGATCATTGATGGGGAACTGACAGATTTCCACAAACATCATCTGAAGCCCGAATGTGATCCGTTCGAGTTAAACTATCAGCTTTATGCTGCTGTG TGCCATTCGGGAATGCTTAACGGTGGACACTACATCTCCTATGCGGCCAATCCGAACGGTTCGTGGTACTGCTACAATGATAGCTCCTGTCGCGAAATACCCACACGGCCAAAGATTGATCCCAGCACGGCCTATCTGCTGTTTTACGAGCGACGCGATCTGGAGTATGGACCGTATCTACCTAAAGTAGACGGAAGGCAATTGCCCAGCGAAGGCCTCCTTGACCTCGATGACAGTGATAATGATTTAAAGAAAATGTGTTCGCTTATGTAA
- the LOC128707627 gene encoding ras-related protein Rab-8A, with translation MAKTYDYLFKLLLIGDSGVGKTCILFRFSEDAFNTTFISTIGIDFKIRTIDLDGKKIKLQIWDTAGQERFRTITTAYYRGAMGIMLVYDITQEKSFENIKNWIRNIEENAAADVEKMLLGNKCELNEKRQVTRVRGEQLAVEYGIKFMETSAKASINVDEAFFTLARDIKCKMEKRMEANNPPKGGHQLKPQVEPRKAPSWLSKCNLF, from the exons ATGGCGAAAACTTACGACTATCTGTTCAAACTTTTACTTATCGGCGATTCCGGCGTTGGCAAAACCTGCATACTGTTCCGCTTCTCGGAGGATGCCTTCAATACCACATTCATCAGTACGATCG GCATCGATTTCAAAATAAGGACTATTGATCTGGACGGGAAAAAGATAAAGCTTCAAATATG GGACACAGCGGGACAGGAACGATTCCGTACAATCACGACTGCCTATTACCGGGGAGCTATGGGCATCATGCTGGTATACGACATCACACAGGAGAAATCGTtcgaaaacatcaaaaactGGATCCGAAACATCGAGGAGAATGCAGCGGCCGACGTGGAAAAGATGCTGCTCGGCAATAAGTGTGAGCTTAATGAAAAACGACAG GTTACCCGTGTTAGAGGCGAACAGTTAGCAGTTGAATATGGCATCAAATTTATGGAAACTTCGGCAAAGGCAAGCATCAACGTGGACGAAGCATTTTTCACCCTTGCCCGTGAcattaaatgtaaaatggAGAAGCGAATG GAAGCGAACAATCCACCGAAAGGTGGCCATCAGCTGAAGCCGCAGGTTGAACCACGGAAGGCACCGAGTTGGCTATCAAAGTGCAATCTGTTTTGA
- the LOC128708693 gene encoding trichohyalin — protein sequence MRSAKLQAALVKRREAEQIKYQKSAAVERYYDQWGRITSRYESWTTPQYYREAEQALRKREDEKKKQEALESKRNRLKDLLKKENEQLQKEMENVSRPKPKAVSTEILEGIRSRLHSAEEAKKRIDLEANLYSKWRLGFDKDAIIMDSKTTHQAMAKLNWIDRQVELQLQDDKDRREQQERELKLCEEARRREELLLEKNRMREQELKELRSMQEVHMAELKSREQEANELKMYEVRLKTKKEEMATELEQLRVYNDLRRDRVVAMHNLRRIKMLLRERSEAVRNDLQHDIQLLQRISIDNPVSSDSAEGIEYLRRKFQLQHDLEMEQQMTIENMYESEAKHNLSKCEDKWNSEAIIREQQLRCLLEDRLMDFETKLVECAQRQRELIEVREQHIKAIEGANQRLKELMSDKSRDEFVTSSNNSQLRDLLVERDGGGGGGGDSGKQIQKRPSTQSSQRSSTFSSIFPFDDHFSGYKLTENRSYTGRDSEAPAEGLSAPRFGKKKVAWC from the exons ATGCGTAGCGCAAAGTTACAAGCTGCGTTGGTGAAGCGTCGTGAAGCTGAACAAATAAAGTATCAAAAATCGGCCGCCGTAGAACGATATTATGATCAGTGGGGACGCATAACAAGTCGCTACGAATCATGGACAACGCCGCAGTACTACCGGGAAGCGGAACAAGCGCTCAGAAAGCGGGAggatgaaaagaagaaacaagaagCACTGGAATCCAAGCGCAACCGGCTGAAAGACTTACtgaagaaggaaaatgaacAGTTGCAAAAGGAGATGGAAA ATGTATCCCGACCAAAACCAAAAGCCGTGTCAACCGAAATCTTGGAAGGGATCCGATCGCGACTACACAGCGCGGAAGAGGCCAAAAAGCGCATCGATCTCGAGGCAAATTTGTACAGCAAGTGGCGCCTGGGCTTCGATAAGGACGCAATCATCATGGACTCCAAAACGACCCATCAAGCCATGGCTAAGCTGAATTGGATCGATCGTCAGGTGGAGCTACAGCTGCAGGACGACAAGGATCGTCGCGAGCAGCAGGAGCGTGAACTGAAGCTGTGCGAAGAAGCCCGTCGGCGTGAGGAGCTTTTGCTGGAAAAGAATCGAATGCGTGAGCAGGAATTAAAAGAGCTTCGCAGCATGCAGGAAGTGCACATGGCCGAACTGAAATCCCGCGAACAGGAAGCTAACGAGCTGAAGATGTACGAGGTGCGATTGAAGACGAAGAAGGAAGAGATGGCTACGGAGCTAGAGCAGCTGCGCGTCTACAACGATCTTCGGCGCGATCGTGTAGTTGCGATGCATAACTTGAGGCGCATTAAAATGCTACTCCGCGAACGTTCCGAGGCGGTGCGCAATGACCTGCAGCATGACATACAGCTACTGCAGCGGATCAGCATCGATAATCCCGTGTCGTCGGATAGCGCCGAAGGTATCGAATATCTGCGTCGAAAGTTTCAGCTCCAGCACGATCTCGAGATGGAGCAACAGATGACCATTGAAAATATGTACGAATCGGAGGCAAAACATAACCTGTCGAAATGTGAAGACAAATGGAACAGTGAAGCGATCATACGAGAGCAGCAGTTGCGCTGCCTGCTGGAGGATCGGTTAATGGACTTTGAGACGAAACTGGTCGAGTGTGCGCAAAGGCAACGGGAACTCATCGAGGTCCGTGAGCAGCATATCAAAGCCATCGAAGGAGCCAATCAAAGACTGAAGGAGCTGATGTCGGATAAGTCGCGGGATGAGTTCGTTACCTCGTCGAACAATAGCCAGTTGCGGGATCTGCTTGTGGAgcgtgatggtggtggtggtggtggaggtgacAGTGGGAAACAGATCCAGAAGCGACCCTCAACACAGAGCTCGCAACGCAGTAGTACATTCAGTAGCATTTTCCCATTTGATGACCATTTTAGCGGGTACAAGCTTACTGAAAATCGGTCCTATACTGGGAGAGACAGTGAGGCACCTGCCGAAGGACTGAGCGCACCCCGatttgggaagaaaaaagtggCCTGGTGCTAG
- the LOC128709421 gene encoding peptidoglycan-recognition protein LB, translating to MDIVKDFYLCLAAIALTLTCVAVDSKACESVPYVTRDFWNALPPKRVERFAGPIPYVIIHHSYIPAACYNGVKCIAAMQQMQQMHQVVRQWNDIGYSFAIGGDGRVYQGRGFNVVGAHAPRYNDRSVGICLIGDWGSDLPPKNMLTAAQQLIEYGVRNSLIAQNYTLLGHRQVRTTECPGDRLFEEIKTWPHFNPMTDIVDQNSV from the exons ATGGACATAGTGAAAGACTTTTACTTGTGTCTCGCTGCCATTGCGCTCACACTAACGTGCGTTGCCGTGGACAGTAAAGCGTGCG AATCAGTGCCCTATGTGACACGCGACTTCTGGAATGCTTTGCCACCGAAACGGGTGGAACGTTTTGCCGGTCCGATCCCGTACGTCATCATACACCATTCGTATATACCGGCGGCGTGCTACAACGGTGTGAAGTGCATCGCGGCCATGCAACAGATGCAGCAAATGCATCAGGTAGTTCGGCAATGGAACGACATCGGCTATAGTTTCGCTATCGGTGGGGATGGCCGTGTGTACCAGGGACGTGGCTTCAATGTCGTTGGTGCCCACGCTCCCAGGTACAACGATCGGAGCGTTGGGATCTGTCTAATAGGCGATTGGGGTT CGGATTTGCCACCCAAAAACATGCTTACTGCAGCACAACAACTGATCGAGTACGGTGTCCGCAACTCCCTCATAGCACAGAACTACACCCTGCTCGGGCATCGACAGGTGCGCACCACCGAATGTCCTGGTGATCGATTGTTCGAGGAGATCAAAACATGGCCCCATTTCAACCCGATGACGGACATCGTAGATCAGAACAGTGTCTAA